In the Brucella anthropi ATCC 49188 genome, one interval contains:
- the purC gene encoding phosphoribosylaminoimidazolesuccinocarboxamide synthase, with the protein MNRRRRIYEGKAKILYEGPEPGTLVQFFKDDATAFNAKKHEVIDGKGVLNNRISEHIFTQLNRIGIPTHFIRRLNMREQLIKEVEIIPLEVVVRNVAAGSLAKRLGLEEGTVLPRSIIEFYYKADALDDPMVTEEHITAFGWASPPEIDDIMALAIRVNDFLTGLFLGIGIQLVDFKMECGRLWEGDMMRIVVADEISPDSARLWDITTNDKLDKDRFRRDMGGLVEAYQEVARRLGIMNENDTPRPAGPTLVK; encoded by the coding sequence ATGAACCGTCGCCGCCGTATTTACGAGGGCAAGGCCAAGATTCTTTATGAAGGCCCTGAACCCGGTACGCTCGTCCAATTTTTCAAAGATGATGCAACCGCTTTCAATGCAAAGAAGCATGAAGTCATCGACGGAAAAGGCGTGCTGAACAACCGCATTTCCGAGCATATTTTCACCCAGCTTAACCGCATTGGCATTCCAACGCACTTCATCCGCCGCCTCAACATGCGTGAGCAGCTGATCAAGGAAGTGGAAATCATTCCGCTTGAAGTGGTTGTGCGCAATGTCGCCGCCGGTTCTCTGGCAAAGCGCCTTGGCCTTGAAGAAGGCACCGTGCTGCCGCGCTCGATCATCGAGTTCTATTACAAGGCTGACGCACTCGACGACCCGATGGTCACCGAAGAGCATATCACGGCTTTCGGCTGGGCAAGCCCGCCGGAAATCGACGACATCATGGCGCTCGCCATTCGCGTCAACGACTTCCTGACCGGCCTGTTCCTCGGCATCGGCATCCAGCTTGTCGATTTCAAGATGGAATGCGGTCGCTTGTGGGAAGGCGACATGATGCGCATCGTCGTCGCCGACGAAATTTCTCCGGACTCTGCGCGTCTTTGGGATATCACCACCAATGACAAGCTCGACAAGGACCGTTTCCGCCGCGACATGGGCGGACTGGTTGAGGCCTATCAGGAAGTGGCTCGCCGTCTCGGCATCATGAACGAGAACGACACGCCGCGCCCGGCTGGCCCTACGCTTGTGAAGTAA
- a CDS encoding DUF1476 domain-containing protein: MTTGMDDRRDAFEKKFALDAELRFKAEARRNKLLGLWAADQLGKKDADAEAYAKEVVAADFEESGDEDVFRKVRADFDAASVSVADEVIREKMFAFLEEAIRQVKQD, encoded by the coding sequence ATGACCACTGGCATGGATGATCGCCGCGACGCTTTTGAAAAGAAATTCGCGCTTGATGCGGAACTGCGCTTCAAGGCGGAGGCACGCCGCAACAAGCTTCTGGGACTCTGGGCCGCAGACCAGCTTGGCAAGAAGGATGCGGATGCCGAAGCCTATGCCAAGGAAGTCGTTGCCGCCGACTTTGAAGAATCTGGTGATGAGGATGTTTTCCGCAAGGTGCGCGCCGACTTCGATGCCGCAAGTGTAAGCGTTGCAGACGAAGTTATTCGTGAGAAGATGTTTGCTTTCCTTGAAGAGGCAATCCGCCAGGTAAAGCAGGATTGA
- a CDS encoding BolA/IbaG family iron-sulfur metabolism protein, translating to MAMDAHEIEKLIREGIPDAKVTIRDLAGDGDHYAAEVVAESFRGKSRVQQHQMVYDALKGNMGGVLHALALQTSVPE from the coding sequence ATGGCTATGGACGCACATGAGATCGAAAAACTGATACGCGAGGGGATTCCCGACGCAAAGGTGACGATCCGCGACCTTGCCGGAGACGGAGACCATTATGCCGCCGAGGTTGTCGCGGAAAGTTTCCGCGGCAAGTCCCGCGTGCAGCAGCACCAGATGGTCTATGATGCGCTGAAGGGTAATATGGGCGGCGTGCTGCACGCACTCGCCCTGCAGACCAGCGTACCGGAATAA
- a CDS encoding aminotransferase-like domain-containing protein produces MTNWIPDLAGKSGPFYLQLADAIEEAIGNGGLPAGIKLPPQRNLAFDLKVTIGTIGRAYALAHERGLVTGEVGRGTYVLGEEPADNALTASGIAGTKPADVPSGKIRFDTTAAPDVGQHEVLAKINADIHRDFPQDIASYSRYFPQHWLEAGQKWLSRADWRPDLDSIVVTNGAQAASIAIITAFTNPGDRILFENLTYAQISRSVRLLGRRTIQAGLDEYGLIPEEFERACRQQHPTLAFLMPTLHNPTLSVMPEERRRAIADIARRYNVWLIEDDIYGIMCDSQIPPLASFAPERTFVVSGLSKAVAAGIRSGWVACPAHCAQRVKVTHKMVTGGAAFLLAETGAQLVLSGEADAIHSKCREETGIREKMAREIFDGFDFVSRPTVPFLWMGLPEPWLSGTFKAAAYESGILIDDEDEFKAGRVDQIYHRVRVAFSSPADRSVVENSFLTLRRLLENEQAGYEGSV; encoded by the coding sequence ATGACAAATTGGATTCCAGACCTTGCCGGTAAATCCGGTCCATTTTACCTGCAGCTTGCCGATGCCATCGAAGAAGCCATCGGGAATGGTGGATTGCCAGCGGGTATCAAACTTCCGCCACAGCGCAATCTCGCATTCGACTTGAAGGTGACAATCGGCACAATCGGTCGTGCCTATGCGCTGGCCCATGAACGCGGTCTCGTGACGGGCGAAGTCGGTCGAGGAACTTACGTTCTGGGCGAAGAACCGGCAGACAACGCGCTGACCGCCTCTGGCATTGCCGGTACAAAGCCTGCCGATGTCCCTTCCGGGAAAATACGTTTCGACACGACTGCGGCGCCGGATGTCGGCCAGCATGAAGTTCTGGCCAAAATCAATGCCGACATTCATCGGGATTTTCCGCAGGATATTGCGAGCTATTCGCGCTATTTTCCGCAGCACTGGCTGGAAGCCGGACAAAAATGGCTTTCGCGAGCCGACTGGCGACCAGATCTTGACAGCATTGTCGTTACCAATGGGGCGCAGGCTGCGAGCATCGCCATTATCACGGCCTTCACGAATCCGGGCGATCGCATCCTGTTCGAAAATCTGACCTATGCGCAGATCAGCCGCTCCGTGCGCCTTCTCGGGCGCCGTACCATTCAGGCCGGTCTGGATGAATACGGTCTGATCCCGGAAGAATTCGAACGAGCCTGCCGCCAGCAGCATCCGACCCTCGCCTTTTTGATGCCGACGCTGCACAATCCTACCCTGTCCGTCATGCCGGAAGAACGCCGTCGTGCAATCGCCGACATCGCAAGGCGTTACAATGTCTGGCTTATCGAAGACGATATCTATGGCATCATGTGCGACAGCCAGATTCCACCCTTGGCAAGCTTTGCGCCTGAACGAACATTCGTCGTCTCCGGTCTGTCAAAGGCCGTTGCCGCAGGCATACGCAGCGGATGGGTCGCCTGCCCTGCGCATTGCGCCCAACGCGTGAAGGTAACGCACAAGATGGTCACAGGCGGCGCAGCATTCCTGCTCGCTGAAACCGGCGCTCAGCTGGTGTTGTCCGGCGAGGCAGACGCCATTCACAGCAAATGCCGCGAAGAAACGGGCATTCGCGAAAAGATGGCGCGAGAAATCTTCGACGGTTTCGATTTCGTATCCCGTCCGACAGTTCCATTTCTGTGGATGGGGCTGCCCGAACCGTGGCTTTCGGGCACGTTCAAGGCCGCCGCCTATGAAAGCGGAATCCTGATCGACGACGAAGATGAGTTCAAGGCCGGACGTGTCGATCAGATCTATCACCGGGTCCGCGTTGCCTTCTCGTCTCCGGCTGATCGCAGTGTCGTCGAAAACAGTTTTCTGACACTCCGTCGCCTGCTCGAAAACGAACAGGCGGGATATGAAGGGAGTGTCTGA
- the grxD gene encoding Grx4 family monothiol glutaredoxin: protein MTGINDFIANEVKTNDVVLFMKGTPGFPQCGFSGQVVQILDYLGVEYKGVNVLSSDELRQGIKEYSSWPTIPQLYVKGEFVGGCDIIREMFQSSELQALFTDKGIATKAA from the coding sequence ATGACCGGCATCAACGATTTCATCGCGAATGAAGTGAAGACCAACGACGTCGTGCTTTTCATGAAGGGCACGCCGGGTTTCCCGCAGTGCGGTTTCTCCGGTCAGGTCGTTCAGATCCTCGACTATCTCGGTGTGGAGTATAAGGGCGTCAACGTTCTGTCTTCGGATGAACTGCGTCAGGGCATCAAGGAATATTCGAGCTGGCCAACCATTCCGCAGCTTTATGTAAAGGGCGAATTCGTCGGCGGCTGCGATATCATACGCGAAATGTTCCAATCGAGCGAGTTGCAGGCACTTTTTACCGATAAGGGTATTGCCACAAAGGCAGCTTGA
- the purS gene encoding phosphoribosylformylglycinamidine synthase subunit PurS, which yields MIKARVTVTLKNGVLDPQGKAIVGALGSLGFDGVNSARQGKVFDLELNGSDKSKAEADLKAMCEKLLANTVIEDYSIAIG from the coding sequence GTGATCAAGGCACGCGTCACCGTTACACTGAAAAACGGCGTTCTCGACCCGCAGGGCAAGGCAATCGTCGGCGCGCTCGGCAGCCTCGGTTTTGACGGCGTCAACTCGGCCCGTCAGGGCAAGGTTTTCGACCTCGAACTGAATGGCTCCGACAAGAGCAAGGCCGAAGCCGACCTGAAGGCCATGTGCGAAAAGCTGCTCGCCAACACGGTGATCGAAGACTATTCCATCGCCATCGGCTGA
- the purQ gene encoding phosphoribosylformylglycinamidine synthase subunit PurQ, producing the protein MKSAVILLPGLNRDRDMIAALTKITGQAPVTVWQTDTSIPDDVDLILIPGGFSYGDYLRCGAIAARMPVMQAVREKADKGVMVMGVCNGFQILVEAGLLPGALMRNASLKFVCREVKLEVTNANTSFTRGYKPGQIIRCPVAHHDGNYFADAETLKRLEGEGQVVFRYAEGTNPNGSVNDIAGIVNVRGNVLGMMPHPENLIESAHGGDDGRALFAGALGLAA; encoded by the coding sequence ATGAAATCCGCAGTCATTCTCCTTCCCGGTCTCAATCGCGATCGCGACATGATCGCAGCACTCACCAAGATCACCGGACAGGCACCGGTGACCGTCTGGCAGACCGATACGAGCATTCCCGACGATGTGGACCTGATCCTGATTCCGGGCGGCTTTTCCTACGGTGACTATCTGCGCTGCGGTGCGATTGCAGCCCGTATGCCGGTGATGCAGGCCGTTCGCGAGAAGGCCGATAAGGGCGTCATGGTCATGGGTGTCTGCAACGGTTTCCAGATCCTCGTCGAAGCCGGGCTTCTGCCGGGCGCATTGATGCGCAATGCTTCGCTGAAGTTCGTCTGCCGCGAAGTGAAACTCGAAGTAACCAACGCCAACACGTCGTTCACGCGCGGCTACAAGCCGGGCCAGATCATCCGCTGCCCGGTCGCGCATCATGACGGCAATTATTTCGCCGATGCCGAAACGCTGAAGCGTCTCGAAGGCGAAGGCCAGGTTGTGTTCCGCTATGCCGAAGGCACCAATCCGAACGGATCGGTCAACGACATTGCCGGTATCGTCAACGTACGCGGCAATGTGCTCGGCATGATGCCGCATCCGGAAAACCTGATCGAATCCGCGCATGGCGGTGATGACGGTCGGGCGCTCTTCGCTGGCGCGCTGGGCCTCGCTGCATAA
- a CDS encoding glutathione S-transferase family protein gives MQLYSRPLSPYSAFVRGVLYLKDLSFKPMNMPYPFPADFGNITPLRRVPVLITSSGETLYEGTVIAEYLEDHFPEISVLPGTPRERALIRLLARVTELDVLGPAMKLFILLSKPERDNASIERLFEKMHTGLKVVESRLSDKAYATGDEPTLADCWLLPVRFLMEPLKKLSGRADLLDEFPKFDAYAAKAKQHPVFERIWNEMDDGLKAFMPQLVD, from the coding sequence ATGCAGCTTTATTCCAGACCTCTTTCCCCTTACTCGGCCTTTGTCCGCGGGGTTCTTTATCTGAAGGACCTGTCGTTCAAGCCGATGAACATGCCCTACCCGTTCCCGGCCGATTTCGGCAATATCACACCGCTCCGCCGCGTTCCCGTGCTGATTACCAGCTCCGGAGAAACGCTGTACGAAGGGACGGTGATCGCCGAATATCTCGAAGATCATTTTCCCGAAATATCCGTGCTGCCCGGAACGCCGCGCGAGCGCGCACTTATTCGCCTCCTTGCCCGCGTGACGGAACTGGACGTGCTTGGACCCGCGATGAAGCTTTTCATCCTTTTGAGCAAGCCCGAGCGCGACAATGCAAGCATCGAACGCCTGTTCGAAAAGATGCATACCGGCCTGAAAGTGGTCGAAAGCCGTCTCTCGGACAAAGCCTATGCCACCGGAGACGAACCGACCCTTGCAGATTGCTGGCTGTTGCCGGTGCGTTTTCTGATGGAACCATTGAAGAAACTCTCGGGCAGAGCGGATTTGCTGGACGAGTTCCCGAAGTTTGATGCATATGCCGCCAAGGCAAAACAGCATCCGGTTTTTGAGCGCATCTGGAACGAGATGGATGACGGACTGAAAGCTTTCATGCCGCAACTAGTGGATTGA
- a CDS encoding HpcH/HpaI aldolase family protein, whose protein sequence is MRMSLSSRLRAGETVLSAWSSLPEPLTVEILAHSAFDAVTLDMQHGGHDEASVLRSLGLILNAGKPPVVRVPVGRFDMASRALDFGAQAVIAPMINSVEDARRFAAAMKYPPVGERSWGVFRANADYGAPGSNDYLTTANHDTLAFAMIETRDAYDALDAILDVRGIDGVFVGPADFSIAWSNGREANPNSDAIVEPIGNIARKAAAAGKIAGIYSPSPEFARRYIPLGFRFLTLSNDGGYIRLAAETLTKAVRD, encoded by the coding sequence ATTCGAATGTCGTTGTCTTCGCGCCTCCGCGCCGGGGAAACAGTGCTTTCTGCATGGTCCTCCCTTCCCGAACCCCTGACGGTCGAAATTCTCGCCCATAGCGCCTTCGATGCCGTAACGCTGGACATGCAGCATGGCGGCCACGACGAGGCGAGTGTTCTTCGCTCTCTCGGCCTTATCCTGAACGCTGGCAAGCCGCCGGTCGTGCGCGTTCCTGTCGGACGCTTCGACATGGCAAGCCGTGCGCTGGATTTTGGTGCGCAGGCGGTCATCGCTCCGATGATCAATTCCGTCGAGGATGCCCGCAGGTTTGCAGCCGCCATGAAATATCCCCCGGTGGGCGAACGCTCATGGGGCGTGTTCCGGGCCAATGCGGATTACGGCGCACCGGGTTCCAACGATTATCTGACTACCGCAAATCACGATACGCTTGCCTTCGCGATGATAGAAACGCGCGATGCCTACGATGCGCTGGATGCCATTCTGGATGTTCGCGGCATCGACGGCGTTTTCGTCGGCCCTGCGGATTTCTCCATTGCGTGGAGCAACGGGCGTGAGGCAAATCCGAATTCGGATGCGATTGTGGAACCTATCGGCAATATTGCCCGCAAGGCCGCTGCGGCAGGAAAGATTGCCGGTATTTATTCACCGTCACCGGAGTTTGCGCGTCGCTACATTCCGCTTGGTTTCCGCTTCCTGACACTCAGCAATGATGGCGGTTATATCCGGCTCGCAGCAGAAACGCTGACCAAAGCGGTTCGCGACTAA
- the purL gene encoding phosphoribosylformylglycinamidine synthase subunit PurL, with protein sequence MTISNTRDITPELIEAHGLKPDEYQRILDLIGREPTFTELGIFSAMWNEHCSYKSSKKWLRTLPTTGPRVIQGPGENAGVVDIGDGDCVVFKMESHNHPSYIEPYQGAATGVGGILRDVFTMGARPVAAMNALRFGEPDHPKTRHLVSGVVSGVGGYGNAFGVPTVGGEVNFDKRYNGNILVNAFAAGLAKHDGIFLSEAKGVGLPVVYLGAKTGRDGVGGATMASAEFDESIEEKRPTVQVGDPFTEKCLLEACLELMASGAVIAIQDMGAAGLTCSAVEMGAKGDLGIELILDHVPVREENMTAYEMMLSESQERMLMVLKPEKEAEAQAIFRKWGLDFAIVGKTTDDLRFRVIHQGEEVANLPIKDLGDEAPEYDRPWMEPGKHAPLPASNVPQVEDYSTALLKLIGSPDLSSRRWVYEQYDTLIQGNSLQVPGGDAGVIRVEGHDTKALAFSSDVTPRYCEADPFEGGKQAVAECWRNITATGAEPLASTDNLNFGNPEKPEIMGQLVKAIEGIGEACRALDFPIVSGNVSLYNETNGQAILPTPTIAGVGLIPDWTQTAKIGGMQDGDTLVLLGGDGTHLGQSIYLRDLFDRADGPAPTVDLALEKRNGEFVRSAIRNGQVTACHDLSDGGLAIAVAEMAIKSGKGAELDAGDGLPHAVLFGEDQARYVVAATAEMAKLIALNAEGAGVPFRVLGTVGGDSLKIGNVVDVSVADLTDAFEGWFPGFMSGEPVSDN encoded by the coding sequence ATGACTATTTCCAATACGCGAGACATCACGCCGGAATTGATCGAAGCGCATGGTCTTAAGCCGGACGAGTATCAGCGCATTCTTGATCTGATCGGACGTGAGCCCACCTTCACAGAGCTCGGGATTTTCTCGGCGATGTGGAACGAGCATTGCTCCTACAAGTCCTCCAAGAAATGGCTTCGCACGCTTCCGACAACCGGACCGCGCGTTATTCAGGGCCCTGGCGAAAACGCAGGCGTGGTGGACATCGGCGATGGCGATTGCGTCGTCTTCAAGATGGAAAGCCACAACCATCCGTCCTACATCGAGCCCTATCAGGGTGCAGCGACCGGCGTTGGCGGCATTTTGCGCGACGTGTTCACCATGGGCGCGCGTCCCGTTGCGGCAATGAATGCGCTCCGCTTTGGCGAACCCGATCATCCGAAGACCCGCCATCTGGTATCTGGCGTCGTGTCGGGCGTCGGCGGCTATGGCAATGCCTTCGGCGTGCCGACCGTTGGCGGCGAAGTGAACTTCGACAAGCGCTACAACGGCAATATCCTCGTCAACGCATTTGCTGCCGGTCTTGCCAAGCATGACGGCATCTTCCTGTCGGAAGCCAAGGGCGTCGGCCTGCCGGTCGTCTATCTCGGCGCAAAGACGGGCCGCGACGGTGTCGGCGGCGCGACCATGGCATCGGCTGAATTCGACGAGTCGATTGAAGAAAAGCGCCCTACCGTTCAGGTCGGCGATCCATTTACCGAAAAGTGCCTGCTCGAAGCCTGCCTTGAGCTGATGGCCTCCGGCGCGGTTATCGCCATTCAGGATATGGGTGCGGCTGGCCTCACCTGTTCGGCTGTCGAAATGGGCGCCAAGGGTGACCTCGGTATCGAACTCATTCTCGATCATGTTCCGGTGCGCGAAGAGAACATGACCGCCTATGAAATGATGCTGTCGGAAAGCCAGGAGCGCATGCTCATGGTTCTGAAGCCGGAAAAGGAAGCGGAAGCGCAGGCGATCTTCCGCAAATGGGGTCTCGACTTCGCCATCGTTGGCAAGACGACTGACGATCTTCGTTTCCGCGTCATTCATCAGGGCGAAGAAGTCGCCAACCTGCCGATCAAGGATCTGGGCGACGAAGCGCCGGAATATGATCGTCCGTGGATGGAGCCAGGCAAGCACGCGCCGCTTCCCGCGAGCAATGTGCCGCAAGTGGAAGATTACTCCACTGCCCTTCTCAAGCTGATTGGCTCGCCTGATCTTTCATCCCGTCGCTGGGTCTATGAACAGTACGATACACTCATTCAGGGCAACTCGTTGCAGGTTCCGGGCGGCGATGCCGGTGTGATCCGCGTTGAGGGCCATGACACCAAGGCTCTCGCCTTCTCATCCGACGTGACCCCGCGCTATTGCGAAGCCGATCCATTCGAGGGTGGCAAGCAGGCCGTGGCCGAATGCTGGCGCAACATCACAGCGACTGGCGCTGAGCCGCTGGCATCGACCGACAACCTGAACTTCGGCAATCCTGAAAAGCCGGAAATCATGGGCCAGCTCGTCAAGGCCATCGAAGGCATCGGTGAAGCCTGCCGTGCGCTGGATTTCCCGATCGTTTCGGGCAATGTCTCGCTCTATAACGAAACCAACGGTCAGGCCATTCTGCCGACGCCGACCATTGCCGGCGTAGGCCTCATCCCTGACTGGACACAAACCGCCAAGATCGGCGGCATGCAGGATGGTGACACGCTGGTTCTGCTTGGTGGCGATGGCACACATCTCGGCCAGTCCATTTACCTGCGCGATCTGTTTGATCGTGCCGATGGTCCTGCCCCGACCGTCGATCTTGCGCTTGAAAAGCGTAACGGCGAGTTCGTCCGCTCGGCCATCCGCAACGGTCAGGTCACGGCATGTCATGACCTCTCCGATGGCGGCCTGGCGATTGCCGTCGCGGAAATGGCGATCAAGTCCGGCAAGGGTGCAGAGCTCGATGCCGGTGATGGTCTGCCGCACGCAGTTCTTTTCGGTGAAGATCAGGCGCGCTATGTCGTCGCGGCTACGGCGGAAATGGCAAAGCTCATTGCCCTCAATGCTGAAGGCGCAGGCGTTCCGTTCCGCGTGCTCGGCACGGTTGGCGGCGACAGCCTGAAGATTGGCAACGTCGTCGATGTCAGTGTTGCCGATCTGACTGACGCCTTTGAAGGCTGGTTCCCGGGCTTCATGAGTGGCGAACCGGTCAGCGATAACTGA
- a CDS encoding inositol monophosphatase family protein: MRFDEGQMDWLADLLADAARQEIMPRFRRLDVGDIRQKTSPADLVTEADVNAERFITAKLKERFADAVIVGEEACSDNPALLTGLDDAELAFTIDPVDGTFNFASGVPLFGVMLAVVSKGETVAGIIHDPVGNDWIMASKGGGSYIRHANGDVSKVSVAEPTSISQMTGAISWQYTAEPTRSRLARNHTKFLSQIGYRCAAHEYRILATGSAHFVVYNKLMPWDHLPGALIHQEAGGYLARWDGSDYLPSHTGGGILAAPSKDSWQSIQAALWEE, from the coding sequence ATGCGGTTTGACGAAGGACAGATGGACTGGCTGGCCGATTTGCTGGCAGATGCGGCGCGTCAGGAAATCATGCCCCGGTTTCGCAGGCTGGACGTCGGTGATATCCGGCAGAAGACGTCACCCGCCGATCTGGTGACGGAAGCGGACGTGAATGCTGAACGGTTCATCACTGCCAAGCTCAAGGAACGCTTTGCCGATGCGGTGATCGTCGGTGAGGAAGCCTGCTCAGACAATCCGGCTTTGCTGACCGGCCTCGATGATGCGGAGCTTGCCTTCACAATCGATCCGGTCGATGGCACTTTCAACTTTGCATCTGGTGTTCCGCTCTTTGGTGTCATGCTTGCGGTGGTGTCGAAAGGCGAAACCGTTGCCGGTATCATTCACGACCCCGTCGGTAATGACTGGATCATGGCTTCAAAAGGCGGCGGAAGCTACATCCGTCACGCCAATGGAGATGTGAGCAAGGTCAGTGTTGCCGAACCGACCTCGATCAGCCAGATGACCGGTGCGATTTCGTGGCAGTACACGGCTGAGCCGACACGGTCGCGTCTGGCACGTAATCATACGAAATTTCTGTCCCAGATCGGCTATCGCTGTGCAGCGCACGAATATCGCATCCTCGCCACCGGCAGCGCGCATTTCGTGGTCTACAACAAGCTGATGCCGTGGGATCATCTGCCCGGTGCGCTGATCCATCAGGAAGCTGGCGGTTATCTCGCCCGATGGGATGGAAGCGATTATCTGCCGTCACATACCGGCGGCGGCATTCTGGCCGCGCCCAGCAAGGACAGCTGGCAGTCCATTCAGGCGGCGCTCTGGGAAGAATAA
- a CDS encoding multidrug effflux MFS transporter, whose translation MPLDIKNGSSDQKTSMRGRGEFIALIAAIMAINALAVDIMLPGLPQIGASLGVQSENHVQFVITAYLLGFGVSQLFYGPLSDRFGRRLPLFAGLVIYILAALGAAIVTDFTTLIILRVLQGLGAAATRVIAVSVVRDKFAGRQMAEVMSLVMMVFMILPVVAPATGQLIMLFGEWHLIFLSMAFMAFVIGIWAFLRLPETLPATNRRPLTVKSVIGGFGIVLSNRVALFYMLGTSFILGALFGYINSAQQIFVDIYKLGALFPLAFAAVAMTLALASFMNSRLVGRYGMRRISQTMLLVFTSFSLLWMVLSVTMEGPVPFPILMAIYMTIMFSFSLVTANFNALAMEPLGEVAGTASSVLGFAQTVIGAALGAIIGQAFDGTTTPVATGYCVLGFVALGCVLIAERGRLFRVQNPPVEHVI comes from the coding sequence ATGCCGCTCGACATCAAGAACGGTTCGTCGGACCAGAAGACTTCCATGCGTGGACGCGGCGAATTCATCGCGCTCATCGCGGCGATCATGGCCATCAATGCGCTGGCGGTCGACATAATGCTGCCCGGCCTGCCGCAGATCGGTGCAAGCCTCGGCGTTCAGTCGGAAAACCACGTCCAGTTTGTCATCACTGCCTATCTGCTCGGGTTTGGCGTTTCTCAGCTCTTCTACGGCCCCTTGAGCGACCGCTTCGGCCGCAGGCTGCCGCTGTTCGCCGGGCTCGTCATTTACATTCTGGCAGCTCTGGGAGCGGCCATCGTCACCGATTTCACGACGCTTATCATCCTGCGTGTCTTGCAGGGGCTTGGCGCTGCTGCCACGCGCGTGATCGCCGTATCCGTCGTTCGCGACAAGTTCGCCGGGCGTCAGATGGCCGAGGTCATGTCACTCGTCATGATGGTTTTCATGATCCTGCCCGTTGTTGCGCCCGCAACCGGCCAGCTCATCATGCTTTTCGGCGAATGGCACCTGATCTTTCTGTCGATGGCCTTCATGGCATTTGTCATCGGTATCTGGGCGTTTCTTCGTCTGCCCGAAACCCTGCCTGCTACCAACCGGCGCCCGCTGACGGTCAAGAGCGTGATTGGCGGATTCGGCATCGTTCTTTCGAACCGCGTCGCCCTGTTTTATATGCTCGGCACCTCGTTCATTCTCGGCGCGCTGTTCGGCTATATCAACTCGGCTCAGCAGATTTTCGTCGACATTTACAAGCTCGGTGCCTTGTTCCCATTGGCTTTCGCTGCCGTCGCCATGACGCTGGCGCTCGCCTCGTTCATGAACTCGCGCCTGGTCGGTCGTTACGGTATGCGGCGAATTTCCCAGACCATGTTGCTGGTCTTCACCAGCTTCAGCCTTTTGTGGATGGTACTTTCGGTCACGATGGAAGGCCCTGTTCCCTTCCCGATCCTGATGGCGATCTACATGACCATCATGTTCTCGTTCAGCCTCGTGACCGCCAATTTCAACGCACTGGCGATGGAGCCGCTCGGCGAAGTTGCCGGAACGGCCTCCTCCGTTCTGGGCTTTGCTCAAACGGTGATCGGTGCGGCATTGGGCGCGATTATCGGTCAGGCCTTTGATGGTACGACAACGCCGGTTGCAACCGGCTATTGCGTGCTCGGATTTGTCGCCCTCGGCTGCGTTTTGATAGCCGAACGCGGACGGTTGTTCAGGGTGCAGAACCCGCCTGTCGAACATGTGATCTGA
- a CDS encoding DUF1127 domain-containing protein — translation MKWTEPMFYFRPQTETIDTILPVPVADGITDLPKALQVNLMAASQPQIGYVRRVVSFCSYALSDASKLEKKSVQRTDFPAQTLRTFAGRALNWMSYRMMLRRSRIALGELTDDQLRDIGLQRDEAEREARKVRFHLR, via the coding sequence ATGAAATGGACCGAGCCAATGTTTTACTTTAGACCGCAGACCGAGACAATAGATACAATTCTTCCTGTGCCCGTGGCTGATGGCATTACGGATTTGCCAAAAGCTTTGCAGGTCAATCTGATGGCGGCGTCCCAACCGCAGATCGGATATGTACGGCGCGTTGTCTCTTTTTGTTCTTACGCATTGTCCGACGCATCGAAGCTGGAAAAGAAATCAGTCCAGCGGACTGATTTCCCTGCGCAGACGCTTCGCACTTTTGCTGGAAGGGCTCTGAATTGGATGTCTTATCGAATGATGCTGCGGCGCAGTCGGATCGCCCTCGGCGAACTGACCGACGATCAGTTGCGCGATATCGGACTACAGCGCGACGAAGCAGAGCGCGAAGCGCGTAAGGTGCGTTTTCACTTGCGTTGA